The genomic stretch TAACCTATGAAACAGGTATTATTAACGCAGCGCAGGTAAGAGATTATGAGAAAAAAAGAACAAAAAATTGTGATTACGTTCCGTACAACGGCAGAGGCCATTGCCATGGAGTCCCAATGCCAGAAGGAGGGGATACCGGGGCGTCTTATTCCGGTTCCCAGACAGATTTCTTCCGGCTGCGGACTTTCCTGGGCTATGCCGGTTAACTGGGATGGAGAGATAGAAAAATGGATGGAGATGAGGGGACTCCGATATGAGAAGTACGGGGAATATTTGATCTGATCGTTTCAATGGACTATGTGAAATTTTTAACGGATTTAAGTAAAAAGAGTCAGTGGAGAAGGGCTGCGGTTGCTTCTTTATGATTCTTTTTTTTATGCACGCAAGGAAAAAAAGTTATTTATAGAAAAAACCTATGAGTTATTTACCGACAATTATTGGCTAAGTTGGGAAGAATACTACTAATTATAAAAAATGTACAAAAATAAAATGTGTATTGACAAATAGTTGTACAATATGATATAGTCAACCTGTCACAAATTACAGGATTTTTTAGTATCAGTATTCAAGGAACTTATATATGCTCATAATTGGTTGAGCGTCTCTACCAACTACCGTAATAGTTGCCTATAAGTTTCCACGACATAATAAGTCCGGCTTTTTTGCCGTATACTTATAATATGCGTGTGAACAGATGGAAATAGCGGTAGTTTTTTATTGCGTATAATTATCAGAATGTATGGAACGCCGCAATTATGGCTGCCGTATTTTTAATTTTTCTGGTACGGAATAGGAGGTTCTATGACTGGTGGTAAAAATTTTGTGTTAAAAGGGAACATTTGTTACAGTGAAGATGTCCACTCGTTAAAGACGGTGGAGCAGGGGTACCTGATTTGTCAGGACGGGAAGTCGGCAGGAGTTTACAAAGAGCTTCCGGTGCAGTTTGCGGATTATCCTCTGGAAGACTTTGGAGATATGCTCATTGTACCCGGACTTGTTGATCTTCATATCCATGCGCCTCAGTTTGCCTTTCGCGGTTTGGGAATGGATTTAGAGCTTTTGGATTGGCTGAACACCAATACATTTCCGGAGGAAGCCAAGTATGCCGATCTGGAATATGCAAAAAAAGCATATGGAATTTTTGCAGAATCCATGAAAAAAAGTGCTACTACAAGGGCCTGTATCTTTGGAACCATTCACAGGCCGGCCACAGAGCTTTTAATGGACCTGATGGAGGAAACCGGTTTAAAGACCATGATCGGAAAGGTCAATATGGATCGCAATTCGCCGGATTATTTACGGGAACAGGGAGCAGAAGAGTCGGAGCAGGAAACTCTCCTCTGGCTGAAAGAAACAGGATCCAAATATGAGAACGTAAAGCCTATCCTTACACCCCGGTTTATTCCGTCCTGTACCGATGATCTGATGGAACGGCTGGGAAGGCTGCAGAAGGAGCAAGGACTCCCGGTTCAGTCCCATTTGTCGGAAAACCAGGGCGAGGTTAAATGGGTAAAAGAGCTTTGCCCGGCTTCTGAATTTTACGGAGATGCTTATGATCAGTTCGGCCTGTTCGGAGAAAATGGGAAAACCGTTATGGCTCATTGTGTTTCTTCTTCCGAAGAGGAAATTGAATTAATAAAAAATCGTGGGGTTTATGTTGCTCATTGCCCTCAGTCTAATACCAACTTATCATCAGGGATCGCTCCGGTCAGAACTTATCTGGACCGAAAGCTTAATGTTGGGCTTGGAACTGACGTGGCAGGAGGAAGCGGGGAATCCATTTTCCGTGCCATGGCAGATGCCATTCAGGTGTCAAAGCTTAGATGGAGGCTAACGGATGAAAGCTTAAAGCCGCTTACCGTGGAAGAGGCATTTTACCTGGGAACTTTAGGCGGAGGCTCTTTCTTTGGAATGGTGGGAAGTTTCCTGAAAGACTATGAATTTGATGCTTTGGTTTTGGATGACAGCGGTTTGCCTCATCCTCAGGAACTTAACTTAAGAGAGAGACTGGAACGGTTTATCTATCTGTCCGATGACAGGCATTTAAAGGGGAAATATACGGGGGGAAATAGAATTTTTTAGCTTTATTAATTTAAAAAGAACTGCATGGGGCAGATCTTAATACAGCAAAGAAAATATCTAACTATCAAGGAGGTAAAGTATGGAAACACAAAAAAGCGGGGGATTCTTAGAACGGGTTTTTCACTTATCTGAGAATCATACGGATGCAAGGACTGAAATCGTAGCCGGTATTACCACATTTATGACCATGGCTTATATTCTGGCAGTCAATCCAAGCATCTTAAGTGCCGCGGGAATGGACAGTGGAGCTGTATTTACGGCTACTGCACTTGGATCACTGTTTGCCACCCTTTTAATGGCAGGACTTGCAAATTATCCTTTTGTACTGGCACCAGGTATGGGACTTAATGCGTATTTTGCATATACCGTAGTCCTTAACATGGGCTATACCTGGCAGATCGCATTGACCGCCGTATTCGTCGAAGGTATTATTTTCATCATTCTTTCTCTGACGAATGTGCGAGAGGCAATTTTTAATGCAATTCCTATGAATTTAAAACATGCCGTATCCGTTGGTATCGGTTTGTTTATCGCATTCATCGGACTGCAGAATGCAAAGATTGTTGTGGATGGGGCAACTCTCGTTACCATGTATTCTTTCAAGGGCTCCCTTGCGGATGGTTCCTTCAATACCGTTGGTATTACCGTATTATTAGCAATTATCGGCATTCTGATTACGGCCGTGCTGGTAGTAAAAAATGTGAAAGGCAATATTTTGTGGGGTATTATTATTACATGGATTCTGGGTATGATCTGCCAGGCAGTTGGTTTGTACATACCCAATCCGGAACTGGGAATGTTCAGTGTATTCCCTGATTTTTCAGGCGGTTTTGGAATTCCGGATATGTCCCCAACCTTTTTCAAACTGGATTTTACCAAAATCATTTCTCTTGATTTCCTTGTAGTGATGTTTGCATTCTTGTTTGTAGACGTATTTGATACTCTGGGAACCTTAATCGGTGTGGCCTCCAAAGCAGATATGCTGGATAAAGAGGGAAAACTTCCGCAGATCAAGGGCGCATTATTGGCAGATGCCATTGGTACGACCGCAGGGGCATTATGCGGTACCTCTACCATCACTACCTTTGTAGAAAGTGCTGCCGGTGTTGCAGAAGGCGGCAGAACCGGATTAACTGCAGTGGTTTCAGCCATTCTGTTTGGCTTGTCCCTGTTCTTATCCCCGATTTTCTTAGCTATTCCGTCCTTTGCTACGGCTCCGGCTCTTGTAGTGGTAGGATTCCTGATGCTGACTTCCGTCACAAAGGTTGATTTTGTTGATTTTACAGAGGCAATTCCATGCTATATCGCAATTATTGCTATGCCATTTATGTACAGCATTTCCGAGGGAATCTCCCTGGGAGTTATCTCTTATGTTGTTATTAATGTGATAACAGGCAAAGCAAAAGAAAAGAAAATCAGTACCCTTATGTATGTTTTAGCGGTATTATTTGTGCTGAAATATATATTAATATAATAAAAAATTAACCAATAAAGCAGTCTGATTAAAATCAGAATTACCGGTCAACAGACACAGGGACTGGCGGCGACATCACTTTGATAAGCATTTTACGCTTTGAAAAAGTCTCGTCTCCGTCAGTCCTTTTCATAAGGGAAAGACCGGGAAGCTGCTTACTATCAGAATTAAAAATAGGAGGAGTAACTATGATAATCGGAAAAAGTGTTACCCGTGTCGATGCGCTTGATAAGGTCACGGGAAGATCCAAGTACACCGATGATCTTTGTGAGAGAAATGCTTTGATAGCTAAGATTTATCACTCAACCAAAGCCAATGGGGTTGTAACCTCCATTGATACCTCAGAAGCAGAAAAAATACCGGGAGTGGTCAAAGTAGTGACTTGTTTCGACGTACCTAAGATCTATTTCCCAACAGCAGGCCATCCATGGTCAACAGATCCTAGTCACCAGGATGTGGCGGACCGGCTTCTTTTAACGGACCGGGTTCGTTTTTGCGGCGATGACGTGGCAGCAGTAATCGCAGAAAATGAAATAGCTGCAAAGCAGGCAATCGCGGCTTTAAAGGTGGAATACGAGGAATATCCCTTTGTTCTTGACGTCCAGGAAGCCATGGCAGATGGAGCTCCCTGTCTTCATGAGAAATACCCGGGTAACGTATTGGGACATTCCAGCATCAGAAGAGGGAATCTGGAAGAGGCCATTAAAGAACCGGGGCTGACCAAAATTGACCAGTGGTATGACACTCCCGTTGTTCAGCACTGCCATATTGAAAACCATATTTGTTTTGCCAGTATGGAAAACGGAAAAATAACGGTAGTATCTTCTACCCAGATTCCTCATATCGTCCGTAGAGTAGTGGGGCAGGCCCTTGGTATCCCATGGGGAAGCGTCCGCATCATCAAACCTTATATAGGAGGCGGCTTTGGAAATAAGCAGGATGCTTTGTATGAGCCTCTTTGCGCCTATCTTTCAAAGGTGGTGGGAGGACGGCTGGTCAAGCTTGATGTGACCCGGGAGGAAACATTTGTAAGCAATCGTACAAGACACGCGATCCGCAGCCATATCATCAGCTGGGTGCGCCCTGACGGTACATTTGCCGCACGTAAACTGGAGTGCTTTTCCAATCAGGGAGCCTATGCTTCTCACGGACATGGAATTGCAGCAAAGGGCATGAATGCCTTCCCACAGTTATATCCCTGCGATAATATAGAATGCGATGCTTATACAGTATTCACCAATATGCCTGTGGCAGGCGCCATGCGTGGCTACGGAATCCCTCAGGCTATGTTCCCAGTGGAAAGCCAGACCGATGATATTGCTTTGGCGATCGGCATGGATCCGGTGGAATTCCGCCGTAAAAATCTGATGCCCGTAGGCTATGTAGATGGTTTTTCTAAAAACGAAAACTTTTATGATACCTTTAACCAGTGCTTGGAAAAGGGAAAGGCATATATAGATTTTGACCGGAAAAGGAAGGAATACGAAAACCAGACCGGCCCCGTACGCAAAGGCGTTGGCTGCTCGGTATTCTGGTATAACACGGCGGTATGGCCCATCAGTCTGGAATCCGCTTCCTGCCGTATGGTTCTCAATCAGGATGGATCGGTACAGGTGCAGCTGGCGGAGACGGAGATCGGTCAGGGTGCTGATACGGCATTTGCCCAGATGACAGCAGCTACCCTGGGAATTCCTTTTGAAATGGTTCACGTAATTTCCTGCCAGGATACGGATATCACTCCCTTTGGTACTGGTTCCTATGCCTCAAGACAGACCTATGTAGGAGGCTTTGCCATAAAGCAGACGGCGCTCTTATTAAAAGAGCGGATATTAAAATATGCTTATGAGCTGACCCGGATGCCGTCCTTTAACCTGGATATCATAGATGGAAAGATCGTACGGACCACAGATGGAAGAGAACTTATGACCTTAGGTGAACTATCCACGGAGGCTCTTTACAGTCTGTCTCACAGCGAGCATTTGACCTCTGAGAGTACTTATCAGATAAAATCCAATGCCTATTCCTTTGGATGCTGCTTTGCCGAGGTAGAAGTGGATATTCCCATGTGTAAAGTGAAACTGGTTGATATCATCAATGTCCATGACTGCGGCCAGCTGATCAACCCGGCCCTTGCTGAGGCTCAGGTCCATGGAGGAATGAGTATGGGAATCGGCTATGCCCTTTCAGAACAGCTTCTTATTGACGCAAAAACTGGAAAAACTTTAAATGATAATCTGCTGGATTATAAATTGTCTACTACCATGGACCACCCTCATCTGGAGGCCCAGTTTGTGGAAAATTATGAACCTACCAGTGCATTTGGAACAAAGTCTCTGGGTGAACCTCCGGCCTGTCCGGTGGCTCCGGCAATCCGTAATGCCATTTTAAATGCAACAGGCGTGAGCATGTACCAGATACCAATGACATCCCAGGCTTTATTTAAACGGTTCAAGGAAGAGGAACTTTTCTGAACTGTAACAACTTGATAGCAAGGAGGAAGGCTCTATGTATGATATGAAAGCATTATATGAAGCAAATACCGTAGAAGAGGCGGTAAAGCTGCGTATGGAACATCCGGAAGCACAGATCATAGCTGGCGGCAGCGATGTTTTAATACAGATGCGGGAAGGAAAACGTGCCGGTAAGGAATTGATCAGTATTTATATGATCGATGAAATGAGAGGTGTGAAACTTGACGAGGAAGAGGCCATACGCATAGGCTCTCTCACCAGTTTTTCCCATATTACGAAGGATCCGATCATCCAGGAATACATCAACGTTCTTGGAGAAGCAGTAGATATGGTTGGCGGTCCCCAGATAAGAAACATTGCAACAATCGGAGGAAACACCTGCAATGGTGTTACATCAGCAGATTCGGTATCTACGCTTTTTGCATGGGATGCAGTGATCGAGCTGACTGGCCCGGAAGGAATCCGTCGGATCCCTATCAGCGATTTCTATATTAAAGCAGGAACCGTGGATATTAGAGAGGGAGAACTTCAGACGGCAGTGATCATACCAAAGAATAGCTATGAAGGATATAAGGGCCATTATATCAAATACGCCAACAGAAACGCCATGGATATCGCTACCACAGGATGTTCCGTAAATGTCAAGCTGTCAGAGGATAAAAAGACAGTAGAAGACATCAGGATCGCTTTTGGAGTAGCAGGCCCGATTCCCATGCGCACGAAAAGCGCAGAACGACTGGCGAAGGGGCAGCCGGTATCGAAAGAACTGGCAGAAGCCTTCGGAAAAGAAATCCTTGAAGATATCAATCCTCGTGATAGCTGGCGGGCCTCAAAGGATTTCCGTAAGCACATCGCCGTGGAAATGGCAACCCGTTGTTTCATAGAGTCAGTGAAACTTTCAGGAGGTGAGATCTAATGCCGGCACAATATAAATTAGTGAAATGTACCATCAATGGAAAATACACAGAAACAATGGTGGATGTACGGGCTTCCCTTACCGATATGCTGAGGGATGATTACCGCCTGACTTCCGTAAAAAAAGGCTGTGAGGTAGGGGAATGCGGAGCCTGTAACGTGATCATAGATCATGAATGCTTCAATTCCTGCATCTATCTGGCTGTTTGGGCAGATGGAAAAAGTATCACAACCTTAGAAAGCCTTATGGGTCCAAATGGAGAGCTTTCCGACATCCAGCAGGCATTTATCGACGAGGCAGCGGTTCAGTGCGGATTCTGCACGCCGGGATTTATCATGTCAGCGGTAGAAATTTTGGAAAGCGGAAAAGAGTATACCAGAGATGAGCTTAGAAAGCTGATGTCCGGCCATTTATGCCGGTGCACGGGCTATGAGAATATCTTAAATGCGGTAGAGAAAACCATGCTCCGCAGATTAGGAAAATTACCATCCTAAATACAGCTAAAAAGGAACAGTTGAAAAGGAGCAAGGCCAAAGCAACAGAAACGTTGCCGTAGCCTTGCTCCTTTCTTCATTCAATTAAGAAACATAATCCCCAGGTTTAAGTACCCGGTAAATGTGATCCAAAGTAAATAAGGAACTTGCAAAACTGCTGCATCCGGATTGACAGTCCAGAAGGCAGATATCATTTTTACAACAGAGTACCAAAGGAAAAGGAGAATCAAAAATGACAGCAGATAGTTTTTTAGGTTAAAAAACACCAGGCTCCGGAGGAAGTTAAGCAGCAGCTGGATTCCATATAGCCGGAGAGCCTCTCCTTTTCTGTGAGACGGCGAAGAGACGGCAAGATAGGAGCCGAACCCCATGAGGATATATAATGCGGTCCATATGATCGGAAGGAGCCATATTGGGGGAGAAAGGGCAGGGTGATTTAAGGTTTTATATATGGACAAGCCGTTTCTCGTCAAAAATGCTGTCAAAGCCCCAACTCCTAAGGGAATAGCGGTAAAAGCAGATAATTTTATCTGGTTTTTATCCATATGGCTTCACCTGTCTATGATTTGTTACTATCTTATTCAGCCGGAGGGTGGAATATCCATATGCCGTCTGAATTCCCTGGGAGTTATTCCGAATTTTTCCTTAAAGATCCGGTTAAAATAGGACAGATTGTTAAACCCCGTATCCCCTGCAATGGTTAGTACCGAATCCTCAGAGGACAGGAGCAGCCTGGAGGCCATGGTCAGGCGGTAATCATTTAAGTAAGCGGTAAAAGGCATTCCCATCGTGTTCTTAAAAAATCTCATAAAATGAGACTGGCTCATGCCGCAGGCGTCGGATACTTCTTCTATGGAAAGCGGCCTGTTGTAATGCTGTTCCACATATTTAAGGATCTGCCTGGTCCGCTCCAGCTCTTTTTTGGGGCGGGGTGGAGGAGAGGAAGATGACGCTTCATTGCTCCAGAAAAGAAAAAACAGCTCCATTAATTTTCCTTTGATTAACAGCTCATAGCCCTCAGGGAATGTCTCACGGACCTGATCGATCTGGTCTAAGCAGGAAGCGATTCCACTGTAAAAGGGAATGTCTTTTGTCATGTGCACCGGAAGATTTTTCTGTCCCCGGCTGATGGGGGAGAGATAGGATTCCCAGCAGACATCCGGATGCCTGGAGCGCAGCAGATTTAAGTCAAAGATTATATTCTCATACTCCATGGATTCCTGCTTCCACTTTTCGATGGTATGAAGCTTACCAGGGCTGACGACGATGATGTCACCCCCATGGACCTCATAGGGAACAAAATCCACCGATACCAATCCGGTCCCTTTCTTAATGTAGATGAATTCCATCTCATCGTGCCAGTGCAGCGGAACCTTGCTAAAATCCAGGGGTATGGTGCAGGGGTAAGTCAGGTAAGGAAAACCGGAAGGGTCCTGTTCCCGCTTTTCCTGATAGTTTTCGTACTGTATGATATTCATAAAACACCTGTTTTTCGAAAAAGTTAAGTGGTTGATGATAGTATTGTATCATAATATGCCAGAATGCTGCAAGATAAACACCGCCTGGGATACTATAATACAAGAGTAGCGGTATAGAATGCAAAAAAGGAGTGGATTTTATGAATCTTGAGCAACGGATTATTGAAATATACGGTAAAGCGGTAAATCAGTGTTCTAATAAGGAGATATATTCTGCATTGCTGAAAATTGTCCAGGAGGAAGCGGAAAAAAAACGGCAGGAGGAAGGAAAGAAAAAGGTATATTATATATCTGCGGAATTCTTAATCGGAAAACTTCTTTCCAATAATCTGATCAACCTTGGAATGTATGAGGAGGTCCGTCAGGTTCTTATGAAAAATGGCAAAAATATTTGCGAGATCGAGGAAATGGAGCCAGAGCCTTCTCTTGGAAACGGCGGTCTGGGACGTCTTGCCGCTTGTTTTCTGGATTCTATGGCAACCCTTGGCCTAAACGGAGACGGCATTGGTCTTAATTATCATTTTGGTTTATTTAAGCAAAGCTTTGAGGACCATCTTCAGGTGGAGGATCCCAATCCCTGGATAGAGCAGAATGGCTGGCTTACCCGGACAGAAGTCAGTTATCCAGTGACCTTCGGAGGACTGAGCGTTCGTTCCAGAATGTATAATATAGGGGTGACTGGCTATCAGGGACGGACTAACCAACTTCATCTGTTTGACCTGGAAACCATTGATGAGGAGATCATACAAGACGGGATTTCCTTTGATAAAGAGAACATTAAAAAGAATCTGACCCTGTTCCTCTACCCGGATGACAGTGACGAGGCCGGAAGGAAGCTTCGCATTTACCAGCAGTATTTTATGGTCAGCAGCGCTGCCCAGTATATTCTTGATGAGTGCGTTAAAAAGGGCTGCAAACTTTATGATTTACCAGATTATGCGGTGATCCAGATCAATGATACCCACCCCTCCATGGTGATCCCGGAACTGGTACGTCTTTTAACTCTGAGAGGGATTTCCTTTGAAGAGGCAGCGGAGATTGTCAGCAGGACCTGTGCTTACACCAATCATACCATTCTTGCAGAAGCCCTTGAAAAGTGGCCTATGGAATATTTAGAGGAGGCTGTACCCCAACTGGTGCCTGTCATAAAGAAACTGGATAAACAAGCCCGCAACGTTCATCAGGATCCTTCTGTAGCGATCATTGATGAAAAGGATCTGGTGCACATGGCCCATATGGATATCCATTATGGTTTCAGCGTCAATGGAGTGGCGTACCTTCATACAGAGATTCTGAAAAAAAGTGAATTGAAGAAATTTAATGATATTTATCCAGAGAAATTTTCCAATAAAACAAACGGGATCACCTTCCGCAGGTGGCTTCTCCATTGCAATCCTTTGCTTACGCAGCTGATTACCTCCAGAATCGGAGAAGGGTATAAGAAAAACGCCATGGAGCTGGAAAAGCTGGCTGCGTTTGATGATGAAGCAACCTTAAAAGCAATCCTGGATATTAAAAAGCAGAATAAGACAGCGTTAAAGGAATATCTTATGTTAACCCAGGGTGTGGATATCAATGAAAACTCCATTTATGATATTCAGGTCAAGCGCCTCCATGAATATAAGAGACAGCAGATGAATGCCCTTTATGTGATTCACAAGTATCTGGAGATAAAAAAAGGAAACTTACCGTCCGCCCCGGTCACCGTGATTTTCGGTGCCAAGGCAGCCCCTGCCTATGTGATTGCAAAGGATATCATTCACTTGATCCTGTGTCTCCAGGAGCTGATAAACAATGATCCCCAGGTAAGCCCCTACTTGAAGGTGGTGATGGTGGAAAACTATAACGTATCCAAAGCAGAAAAGCTGATTCCTGCCTGTGATATCTCTCAGCAGATTTCCCTGGCATCCAAGGAGGCCAGCGGGACCGGAAACATGAAGTTCATGCTAAACGGGGCAGTGACTCTTGGAACGATGGATGGTGCCAATGTGGAGATCGCAGAGCTGGTGGGAAAGGACAATATTTATATATTCGGAGAATCCAGTGAAACGGTGATCCGGCATTATGAAAAAGCGGATTATGTATCTAAGGAATATTACGAAACGGATGGGGAGATCCGGGAAGCTCTGGACTTTATGGTAGGAGCAGAGATGACTGCTATCGGCCATAAGGAGAACTTAAAAAGGCTCTATGATGAGATATTAAAGAAGGACTGGTTCATGACCCTGTTAGATTACAAAGCTTATTCGGCTGCCAGGGAAAGGATTTATAAGGATTATGAGGATTCTTTTGTATGGGCGAAAAAGATGTTAATCAATATCAGTAAGGCAGGGTATTTCTCTTCGGACAGGACCATTCTTGAGTATAACCGGGATATTTGGAAACTGTAAAATAATAAATGCCCTTCCGCTTTAAGCCAAAGCTTTCAGCGGAAGGGCATTTTGTTATAATTTTGTTTTATTACGCATCCTGCATAGCAGCTTTTGCCATCTCTTTATCTTCTTTACTCATAGGGAAGCAAAGGCTTGCGCAGATTGATACGATACAGCACACGGCAGCCGGTGCGCTTGTTAATGGCGCAATGGCTTCTAATAAAGGCTGAATGAACGCTGGGAAGGTTTCCACGGCCAGACTCATGGAGGTAAGTCCAATACCAAATGACAGTGTAATACCGATAATGGTTACGTTTCTCTCGGAGAAACCAGCTTTGGCAATCATCTTAATACCATTTAATGTAATCATGGCAAATACAGAAATAATAGCGCCGCCCAAAACTGCATCCGGGATGGTTTGGAAAAGAGCTGCCAATTTCGGAATGAGTCCGCACAAAGCCAAGAATATAGCTCCTACGGCAACGCACCATTTGTTAACGATTTTCGTCATGGAGATAATGCCCGCATTCTGTCCAAACGCGGTGTTTGGCAGTGCGTTAAATACAGCTGCTAACATGGATCCACCCGCATCTGCAAGGATGGCACCGGCTGTTTCTTCGGAGGTAGG from Lacrimispora sphenoides JCM 1415 encodes the following:
- a CDS encoding DUF3343 domain-containing protein, whose product is MRKKEQKIVITFRTTAEAIAMESQCQKEGIPGRLIPVPRQISSGCGLSWAMPVNWDGEIEKWMEMRGLRYEKYGEYLI
- a CDS encoding amidohydrolase family protein codes for the protein MTGGKNFVLKGNICYSEDVHSLKTVEQGYLICQDGKSAGVYKELPVQFADYPLEDFGDMLIVPGLVDLHIHAPQFAFRGLGMDLELLDWLNTNTFPEEAKYADLEYAKKAYGIFAESMKKSATTRACIFGTIHRPATELLMDLMEETGLKTMIGKVNMDRNSPDYLREQGAEESEQETLLWLKETGSKYENVKPILTPRFIPSCTDDLMERLGRLQKEQGLPVQSHLSENQGEVKWVKELCPASEFYGDAYDQFGLFGENGKTVMAHCVSSSEEEIELIKNRGVYVAHCPQSNTNLSSGIAPVRTYLDRKLNVGLGTDVAGGSGESIFRAMADAIQVSKLRWRLTDESLKPLTVEEAFYLGTLGGGSFFGMVGSFLKDYEFDALVLDDSGLPHPQELNLRERLERFIYLSDDRHLKGKYTGGNRIF
- a CDS encoding NCS2 family permease — translated: METQKSGGFLERVFHLSENHTDARTEIVAGITTFMTMAYILAVNPSILSAAGMDSGAVFTATALGSLFATLLMAGLANYPFVLAPGMGLNAYFAYTVVLNMGYTWQIALTAVFVEGIIFIILSLTNVREAIFNAIPMNLKHAVSVGIGLFIAFIGLQNAKIVVDGATLVTMYSFKGSLADGSFNTVGITVLLAIIGILITAVLVVKNVKGNILWGIIITWILGMICQAVGLYIPNPELGMFSVFPDFSGGFGIPDMSPTFFKLDFTKIISLDFLVVMFAFLFVDVFDTLGTLIGVASKADMLDKEGKLPQIKGALLADAIGTTAGALCGTSTITTFVESAAGVAEGGRTGLTAVVSAILFGLSLFLSPIFLAIPSFATAPALVVVGFLMLTSVTKVDFVDFTEAIPCYIAIIAMPFMYSISEGISLGVISYVVINVITGKAKEKKISTLMYVLAVLFVLKYILI
- the xdhA gene encoding xanthine dehydrogenase subunit XdhA codes for the protein MIIGKSVTRVDALDKVTGRSKYTDDLCERNALIAKIYHSTKANGVVTSIDTSEAEKIPGVVKVVTCFDVPKIYFPTAGHPWSTDPSHQDVADRLLLTDRVRFCGDDVAAVIAENEIAAKQAIAALKVEYEEYPFVLDVQEAMADGAPCLHEKYPGNVLGHSSIRRGNLEEAIKEPGLTKIDQWYDTPVVQHCHIENHICFASMENGKITVVSSTQIPHIVRRVVGQALGIPWGSVRIIKPYIGGGFGNKQDALYEPLCAYLSKVVGGRLVKLDVTREETFVSNRTRHAIRSHIISWVRPDGTFAARKLECFSNQGAYASHGHGIAAKGMNAFPQLYPCDNIECDAYTVFTNMPVAGAMRGYGIPQAMFPVESQTDDIALAIGMDPVEFRRKNLMPVGYVDGFSKNENFYDTFNQCLEKGKAYIDFDRKRKEYENQTGPVRKGVGCSVFWYNTAVWPISLESASCRMVLNQDGSVQVQLAETEIGQGADTAFAQMTAATLGIPFEMVHVISCQDTDITPFGTGSYASRQTYVGGFAIKQTALLLKERILKYAYELTRMPSFNLDIIDGKIVRTTDGRELMTLGELSTEALYSLSHSEHLTSESTYQIKSNAYSFGCCFAEVEVDIPMCKVKLVDIINVHDCGQLINPALAEAQVHGGMSMGIGYALSEQLLIDAKTGKTLNDNLLDYKLSTTMDHPHLEAQFVENYEPTSAFGTKSLGEPPACPVAPAIRNAILNATGVSMYQIPMTSQALFKRFKEEELF
- the xdhB gene encoding xanthine dehydrogenase subunit XdhB — protein: MYDMKALYEANTVEEAVKLRMEHPEAQIIAGGSDVLIQMREGKRAGKELISIYMIDEMRGVKLDEEEAIRIGSLTSFSHITKDPIIQEYINVLGEAVDMVGGPQIRNIATIGGNTCNGVTSADSVSTLFAWDAVIELTGPEGIRRIPISDFYIKAGTVDIREGELQTAVIIPKNSYEGYKGHYIKYANRNAMDIATTGCSVNVKLSEDKKTVEDIRIAFGVAGPIPMRTKSAERLAKGQPVSKELAEAFGKEILEDINPRDSWRASKDFRKHIAVEMATRCFIESVKLSGGEI
- the xdhC gene encoding xanthine dehydrogenase subunit XdhC, which encodes MPAQYKLVKCTINGKYTETMVDVRASLTDMLRDDYRLTSVKKGCEVGECGACNVIIDHECFNSCIYLAVWADGKSITTLESLMGPNGELSDIQQAFIDEAAVQCGFCTPGFIMSAVEILESGKEYTRDELRKLMSGHLCRCTGYENILNAVEKTMLRRLGKLPS
- a CDS encoding TspO/MBR family protein, giving the protein MDKNQIKLSAFTAIPLGVGALTAFLTRNGLSIYKTLNHPALSPPIWLLPIIWTALYILMGFGSYLAVSSPSHRKGEALRLYGIQLLLNFLRSLVFFNLKNYLLSFLILLFLWYSVVKMISAFWTVNPDAAVLQVPYLLWITFTGYLNLGIMFLN
- a CDS encoding AraC family transcriptional regulator: MNIIQYENYQEKREQDPSGFPYLTYPCTIPLDFSKVPLHWHDEMEFIYIKKGTGLVSVDFVPYEVHGGDIIVVSPGKLHTIEKWKQESMEYENIIFDLNLLRSRHPDVCWESYLSPISRGQKNLPVHMTKDIPFYSGIASCLDQIDQVRETFPEGYELLIKGKLMELFFLFWSNEASSSSPPPRPKKELERTRQILKYVEQHYNRPLSIEEVSDACGMSQSHFMRFFKNTMGMPFTAYLNDYRLTMASRLLLSSEDSVLTIAGDTGFNNLSYFNRIFKEKFGITPREFRRHMDIPPSG
- a CDS encoding glycogen/starch/alpha-glucan phosphorylase → MNLEQRIIEIYGKAVNQCSNKEIYSALLKIVQEEAEKKRQEEGKKKVYYISAEFLIGKLLSNNLINLGMYEEVRQVLMKNGKNICEIEEMEPEPSLGNGGLGRLAACFLDSMATLGLNGDGIGLNYHFGLFKQSFEDHLQVEDPNPWIEQNGWLTRTEVSYPVTFGGLSVRSRMYNIGVTGYQGRTNQLHLFDLETIDEEIIQDGISFDKENIKKNLTLFLYPDDSDEAGRKLRIYQQYFMVSSAAQYILDECVKKGCKLYDLPDYAVIQINDTHPSMVIPELVRLLTLRGISFEEAAEIVSRTCAYTNHTILAEALEKWPMEYLEEAVPQLVPVIKKLDKQARNVHQDPSVAIIDEKDLVHMAHMDIHYGFSVNGVAYLHTEILKKSELKKFNDIYPEKFSNKTNGITFRRWLLHCNPLLTQLITSRIGEGYKKNAMELEKLAAFDDEATLKAILDIKKQNKTALKEYLMLTQGVDINENSIYDIQVKRLHEYKRQQMNALYVIHKYLEIKKGNLPSAPVTVIFGAKAAPAYVIAKDIIHLILCLQELINNDPQVSPYLKVVMVENYNVSKAEKLIPACDISQQISLASKEASGTGNMKFMLNGAVTLGTMDGANVEIAELVGKDNIYIFGESSETVIRHYEKADYVSKEYYETDGEIREALDFMVGAEMTAIGHKENLKRLYDEILKKDWFMTLLDYKAYSAARERIYKDYEDSFVWAKKMLINISKAGYFSSDRTILEYNRDIWKL